Below is a genomic region from Caulobacter rhizosphaerae.
CCTGGCCTGGGAGGCCATGCGCCAGGCCCCGACCAAGCGGGTGGTCTATCTGACCGCCGAGCGGTTCCTGTCGACCTTCGTCCGCGCGGTCATGGATCGCCAGACCGCCGCCTTCAAGGAAGAGCTGCGCGGCGCCGACCTTCTGATCATCGACGACGTGCACTTCATCGCCGGCAAGCAGTCCAGCCAGGAAGAGCTGTTCCATACCCTGACCGCCCTGGTCGAGGACGGCCGCCGGGTGGTGTTCTCCTCGGACCGCGCGCCCGCCGCGATGACCGAGATGGACGCCCGCCTGCGCTCGCACCTGTCGGCGGGCCTGGTCTGCGGCCTGGAACCGGCCGACCGCGCCCTGCGCCTGGGCATCCTGGAGCGCAAGCTGCAGGCCCTGTCGCGCCAGCACGGCTTCGAGCCGACGATGCGGACCGAGGTGCTGAACTTCCTGGCCGACCGCTTCACCGACAGCGTCCGCGAGCTGGAAGGCGCGCTCAACACCCTGTCGGCCCGAGCCGGCGAAGGCGTCTCGCGCCTGACCCTGGACGAGGTGCAGGCGATCCTGCGGCCGCACCTGCGGGCCGGCGAGAAGCGCATCACCATCGACGACATCCAGAAGGCCACGTCCGAGCACTACGGCATGAAGCAGGCCGACCTGCTCAGCGAGCGCCGCAACCGCGCCATCGCCCGCCCGCGCCAGGCGGCCATGTGGCTGGCCAAGCAGCTGACCACCCGTTCGCTGCCCGACATCGGCCGGCGCTTCGGCGGCCGTGACCACACCACCGTCCTGCACGCCGTGCGCCGCATCGAGGCCCTGCGCGCCGAGGATCCCGCCCTGAGCCAGGACCTGGAGACCATCACCCGCAAGCTGCGGGGCTGAGGGTTTCAGTCTTCCGAGGTGAACAAGGGGCCGTCCGGTTGGGCGGCCCTTTTTTCGTGATCCTCCCCCTGTGGGGGAGGTGTCGGCGCAGCCGACGGAGGGGGGATTAATCGGCAGGTCGCCGCAACCCGGATCGACAACCCTAAAACTCCCCCCACCGATCGCTTTGCGATCGCCTCCCCCACAGGGGGAGGATTTTAAGCCGACGCCGCCCGTCTCAGCGTGATGTTGATCCGCCCTCCCCCCGGGATCAGCCCCGACGACCCCGGCAGAATGCGGTCCACGCCGTGGAAGGCCAGGCGGGCCGGGCCGGACAGCCGGCAGACGTCGCCGGACGACAGTTTCAGCGACCGGGTGGGGTCCTTGCGCGAGGTGCCACCGATGCGGAACACCGCGGTGTCGCCCAGCGAGATCGACAGCACCGGAAAGCGTGGATCGGCCTCGTCGCGGTCCTGGTGCAGGCCCATGCGGGCGTCGCCGCGATAGAGATTGATCAGGGCGGAGTCCGGCGGGGTCTCCGGATCGGCCAGCGCCGCCCAGAGGTCGAGCAGGGCCTGGGGCATGGCCGGCCAGGGCTGGCCTGTCCCCGGATGGCGGTCGGCGTAGCGATAACCGGCCTTGTCGCTGGTCCAGCCCAGCGGGCCGAAATTGGACATGGCCACGCTCATGGCCTTGCCGTAGGCGGTCTCGTAGCAGGCCGGCGGCGCGGCCTCGAACGCCGCCTGCACCAGACGCAGCAGATCGGCCTGCGCCTCGGGATCCAGCGCGCCGGGCCACAGGTCGAAACCGGGCAGAACGTTGATCGATCTGAACATTACACAGATTTAATGGGCCAGACGCGCCGCGTCCGTGTTGGTTTGCGCCGCCGGGCAGGCCGGCCGAACAAATTTTGCAATCCAAGGCCGTTCATGCGTCGACTTCTCTCCTCCGCGGCTGCCGCCGTACTCGTTTTTGCCGCCGGATCGACCCTGGCCGCAACCGCCGCGCCGGCCCGGTCGGCGATCACGGCCGCCACGGTCACGACCCAGCTGCCGCGCGGCGTGGTCCCGACCCACTATGATCTGGTCTTCACCCCCGACGCCGACAAGCTGAGCTTCACCGGTTCGGTGAAGATCAACATCGACGTCGCCGCCCCCACGCGCACCATCACCCTGCAGGCGGCCGACCTGACCTTCGCCAAGGTCGAGATCGCCGGCCCAGGCGGCGCCAAGGGGGGCGCGGCCAAGGTCAGCGTCGACGCCCAGGCCCAGACCGCCACCTTCACCTTCGACAAGCCGGTCGCCAAGGGCGCCCACGTCCTGGCTATCGACTACAGCGGCAAGATCTACAAGCAGGCCGCCGGCCTGTTCGCCCTGGACTATGACACCGACCAGGGCAAGAAACGCGCCCTCTACACCCAGTTCGAGAACAGCGACGCCCGCCGCTTCATCCCCTCGTGGGACGAGCCGTTCTTCAAGGCGACCTACGACATGCGGGTCACCGTCCCGACCGGCCAGATGGCCGTGGGCAACATGCCGATCGCCAAGAGCCGCGACCTTGGCGGCGGCAAGACCGAGATCACCTTCGCCACCTCGCCGAAGATGTCGACCTACCTGCTGTTCTTCGGCCTGGGCGACTTCGACCGCGCCACCGCCAAGGTCGGCGACGTCGAGATGGGCGTGATCACCAAGAAGGGCGACCTGGCCAAGGCCGACTTCGCCCTGAAGTCGTCGGGCCCGATCCTGCAGTGGTACAACGACTATTTCGGCGTCCCCTACCCGCTGCCGAAGCTGGATCACATCGCCGCCCCCGGCCAGAGCCAGTTCTTCAGCGCCATGGAGAACTGGGGCGCGATCTTCTACTTCGAATACGCCCTGCTGGAGGATCCGGAGATCTCCACCCAGGCCGACCGCCAGAACATCTACACCACCGTGGCCCACGAAATGGCCCACCAGTGGTTCGGCGACCTGGTGACCATGTCGTGGTGGGACGACCTGTGGCTCAACGAAGGGTTCGCGTCCTGGATGGAAGGCCGGGCCACCGAGCGGTTTCACCCCGAGTGGAACAGCCAGCTGGAGGCGGTCGGCGGCCGTGAATACGCCATGGGCCTGGACTCGCTGGCGACGACCCACCCGGTCGTCCAGCACGTCGAGACGGTCGACCAGGCCAGCCAGGCCTTCGACGGCATCACCTACCAGAAGGGCGAGGCGGTCATTCGCATGCTCGAGGCCTATGTCGGCCCCGATGCCTGGCGCGACGGCGTGCGCGCCTACATCAAGGCCCATGCCCACGGCAGCAGCACGACCGACGACCTGTGGGTCGAAGTCGAGAAGGCGGCCGGCAAGCCGATCACCGCCATCGCCCACGACTTCACCCTGCAGCCGGGCGTCCCGCTGATCACGGTCGACGCCGGCGCCTGCGTGGCGGGCAAGACTCCGGTCACCCTGACCCAGGGCGAGTTCAGCCGCGACAAGCCGACCAAGACCCCCCTGGCCTGGCGCGTGCCGGTCTCGGCCCAGGTGGCCGGCTCCAGCACCGTGTCCAAGACCCTGGTCGAGGGCGGCAAGGGGAGCCTGAGCGTCGACGGCTGCGGCCCGGTGGTCGTCAACGCCGGCCAGGCCGGCTATTTCCGCACCCTCTACACGCCCACGGCCTTCGCCGGCCTCTCGGCCAGCTTCGCCAAGCTGCCGGCCATCGACCAGCTGGGCGTGATCTCCGACGCCTGGGCCCTGGGTCTGAACGGCCAGCAGGCCGTCACCGACGCCTTGGACCTGGCCATGGCCACGCCGGCCGACGCCGATCCCCAGGTCTGGGGCAAGGTCGCGGGCGTCCTGACCACTGTCGACGGCATGTACGACGGCGCGCCGGCCCAGCAGGCCGCCTTCCGCAAGCTGGCCATCGCCCGCCTGTCGCCGGTGTTCCAGCAGGTGGGTTGGGCCGCCAAGGCCGGAGAACCGGCTCCGGTCGCCAACCTGCGCACCACCCTGATCGGCGCGCTCAGCACCCTGGGCGACCCGGCCGTGGTGGCCGAGGCCAAGCGCCGCTACGCCGCCGACAAGACCGACCCGACCGCCGTGCCCGGACCGCTGCGCAAGGCGATCCTGGCCTCGGTCGGCCGCAACGCCGACGCGGCCGCCTGGGACGCGCTGCACGAACAGGCCAAGGCCGAAAAGACCCCGCTGATCCGCGACCAGCTCTACACCCAGCTGGCCGCGGCCCAGGATCCGGCCCTGGCCGCCAAGGCCCTGGACCTGGCCCTGACCAGCGAGCCCAGCGAGACCCTGTCGGCCAACATGATCTCGACGG
It encodes:
- the dnaA gene encoding chromosomal replication initiator protein DnaA; translation: MTTKGGVVTQEFSAAFSTVACEPAGVVWNKVCVVLKRELGDAAFGSWIAPAVLRESAAGDVVVVTPTGIARDWIRRSAWRRVSELWAATDPTARRLDLKSRLEFEAAGGASAGYEAKAEPIEIVLPVSSDVPALAPAPVNGAKASPVQGLQERFTFDTFVPGPANEFAHAVARRVASWADGHFNPVLFHGPYGFGKTHLLNALAWEAMRQAPTKRVVYLTAERFLSTFVRAVMDRQTAAFKEELRGADLLIIDDVHFIAGKQSSQEELFHTLTALVEDGRRVVFSSDRAPAAMTEMDARLRSHLSAGLVCGLEPADRALRLGILERKLQALSRQHGFEPTMRTEVLNFLADRFTDSVRELEGALNTLSARAGEGVSRLTLDEVQAILRPHLRAGEKRITIDDIQKATSEHYGMKQADLLSERRNRAIARPRQAAMWLAKQLTTRSLPDIGRRFGGRDHTTVLHAVRRIEALRAEDPALSQDLETITRKLRG
- a CDS encoding alpha-ketoglutarate-dependent dioxygenase AlkB yields the protein MFRSINVLPGFDLWPGALDPEAQADLLRLVQAAFEAAPPACYETAYGKAMSVAMSNFGPLGWTSDKAGYRYADRHPGTGQPWPAMPQALLDLWAALADPETPPDSALINLYRGDARMGLHQDRDEADPRFPVLSISLGDTAVFRIGGTSRKDPTRSLKLSSGDVCRLSGPARLAFHGVDRILPGSSGLIPGGGRINITLRRAASA
- a CDS encoding M1 family metallopeptidase, which translates into the protein MRRLLSSAAAAVLVFAAGSTLAATAAPARSAITAATVTTQLPRGVVPTHYDLVFTPDADKLSFTGSVKINIDVAAPTRTITLQAADLTFAKVEIAGPGGAKGGAAKVSVDAQAQTATFTFDKPVAKGAHVLAIDYSGKIYKQAAGLFALDYDTDQGKKRALYTQFENSDARRFIPSWDEPFFKATYDMRVTVPTGQMAVGNMPIAKSRDLGGGKTEITFATSPKMSTYLLFFGLGDFDRATAKVGDVEMGVITKKGDLAKADFALKSSGPILQWYNDYFGVPYPLPKLDHIAAPGQSQFFSAMENWGAIFYFEYALLEDPEISTQADRQNIYTTVAHEMAHQWFGDLVTMSWWDDLWLNEGFASWMEGRATERFHPEWNSQLEAVGGREYAMGLDSLATTHPVVQHVETVDQASQAFDGITYQKGEAVIRMLEAYVGPDAWRDGVRAYIKAHAHGSSTTDDLWVEVEKAAGKPITAIAHDFTLQPGVPLITVDAGACVAGKTPVTLTQGEFSRDKPTKTPLAWRVPVSAQVAGSSTVSKTLVEGGKGSLSVDGCGPVVVNAGQAGYFRTLYTPTAFAGLSASFAKLPAIDQLGVISDAWALGLNGQQAVTDALDLAMATPADADPQVWGKVAGVLTTVDGMYDGAPAQQAAFRKLAIARLSPVFQQVGWAAKAGEPAPVANLRTTLIGALSTLGDPAVVAEAKRRYAADKTDPTAVPGPLRKAILASVGRNADAAAWDALHEQAKAEKTPLIRDQLYTQLAAAQDPALAAKALDLALTSEPSETLSANMISTVAKLHPDLAFDFAVAHKDAVNGKVDAASRTKFIPALGKASADPAMIDKVRAYAAANLPAGSRGEAEKSAASVADRIKTRKAALPQITAWVGRKG